A region from the Candidatus Methylomirabilis sp. genome encodes:
- the leuB gene encoding 3-isopropylmalate dehydrogenase, whose protein sequence is MARIAVLGGDGVGPEVVREAAKILATAGARFGIPLEFEEGVVGGAAIDKHGTPLPQETRQLCSVCDAILFGAVGGPKWDSLPVDRRPERGLLLLRKELGLYANLRPVKLFAPLVDTSPLKREIIEEVDLMVLRELTGGLYFGEPKGIVPVENGKGKRGVDTLIYTTHEIERIARIGFQIAAQRRKRLTSVDKVNVLASSQLWRQVVIEAAKEFPDIELDHMLVDNCAMQLIRDPRRFDVVLTENTFGDILSDEAAMLVGSIGMLPSASLGDGPGLYEPIHGSAPDIAGQDKANPLATILSVAMLLRHSLHHESAAAAIEAAVSQVLERGYRTPDIWQPGPTVLVGTAQMGELVVESVVKG, encoded by the coding sequence ATGGCTCGGATTGCAGTCCTAGGCGGAGACGGGGTTGGTCCAGAGGTGGTCCGGGAGGCGGCGAAGATTCTCGCGACTGCCGGAGCCCGTTTCGGCATCCCCTTGGAGTTCGAAGAGGGGGTCGTCGGGGGGGCCGCCATTGACAAGCACGGCACACCGCTCCCACAGGAGACGCGGCAACTCTGCAGTGTGTGCGATGCGATCCTCTTCGGCGCGGTCGGTGGTCCCAAATGGGACAGCCTGCCGGTAGATCGCCGGCCGGAGCGTGGTCTGCTCCTCCTCCGTAAGGAGCTGGGACTGTACGCGAACCTCCGACCAGTGAAGCTATTCGCCCCCCTCGTTGATACCTCGCCACTGAAGCGCGAAATCATTGAGGAGGTCGATCTGATGGTACTGCGCGAGTTGACCGGTGGCCTCTACTTCGGCGAGCCGAAGGGGATCGTCCCCGTTGAAAACGGCAAGGGAAAACGAGGCGTGGATACGCTCATCTACACTACCCATGAGATCGAGCGGATTGCCAGGATCGGATTTCAGATCGCCGCGCAGCGTCGGAAGCGACTCACCTCGGTCGATAAGGTCAATGTGCTGGCCAGCTCCCAGCTCTGGCGCCAAGTGGTCATCGAAGCGGCTAAGGAGTTCCCGGACATCGAGTTGGACCATATGCTGGTAGACAACTGCGCAATGCAGCTCATCCGCGATCCCCGACGCTTCGACGTCGTGCTGACCGAGAATACGTTCGGAGATATCCTAAGCGACGAGGCCGCCATGCTCGTCGGCTCTATCGGAATGCTGCCTTCGGCAAGCCTGGGCGATGGCCCAGGCTTATACGAACCGATCCATGGCTCCGCTCCAGACATCGCCGGGCAGGATAAAGCCAACCCTCTCGCCACGATCCTGTCCGTCGCAATGCTCCTGCGCCATTCACTCCACCACGAGTCAGCAGCAGCCGCTATCGAGGCTGCGGTAAGCCAGGTGCTCGAGCGAGGCTACCGAACGCCCGATATCTGGCAACCCGGCCCCACAGTGCTTGTTGGCACGGCGCAAATGGGCGAGCTGGTCGTCGAGAGTGTTGTGAAAGGCTAA
- a CDS encoding YCF48-related protein, translating to MIGRLLRVSGVIVALVWAVSTSASGERGGDHTAGTSGAMHESGPRLPVGQPKAMAQSASGSQRLYVATETGLFTSDDKGHHWDRLRVAPLTNGDVLALAVHPLHEGHLFVGGRGGLWKSLDGGGSWRSLSTPAETRSAIRSIAVAPTVPETIYIGTDQEGVFRSPDGGRVWSPAGQGLPEALAGGRVVPIRSLAIDPTNASIAYAGTELHGLYKTTDGGTSWAATNRGLGLFPLPWRVGSPSMVISHVDPRQIMAMLLRPLHSRLVKTFVYQSSDGGQHWFALEVEVPLDAQGVTLAEDPSDPKYVVLFTTKGAIQLQWQPIAETRHTGPKP from the coding sequence ATGATCGGTCGGCTGCTACGCGTTTCTGGAGTGATTGTGGCGCTGGTATGGGCCGTCTCGACCTCCGCGTCTGGAGAACGAGGGGGAGACCATACCGCCGGTACGTCAGGCGCTATGCACGAGTCAGGCCCCAGGCTTCCCGTCGGGCAGCCCAAGGCGATGGCGCAATCGGCAAGCGGCTCACAACGGCTCTATGTGGCGACCGAGACCGGCCTGTTCACCAGTGACGATAAAGGCCATCATTGGGACCGGCTTCGGGTTGCCCCTCTCACGAATGGCGACGTTCTCGCGCTAGCGGTACACCCGCTCCATGAAGGGCACCTGTTCGTCGGCGGTCGCGGCGGACTCTGGAAGAGCCTAGATGGAGGGGGAAGTTGGAGGTCCCTCTCTACTCCGGCAGAGACCCGTTCAGCCATCCGCTCTATTGCTGTAGCACCGACGGTTCCTGAGACGATCTATATCGGCACCGACCAGGAGGGCGTCTTTCGAAGTCCTGATGGGGGACGCGTCTGGAGTCCAGCCGGTCAGGGGTTGCCGGAAGCCTTGGCGGGCGGGCGCGTCGTACCGATCCGGAGTCTCGCTATCGATCCCACCAACGCCTCAATCGCCTATGCAGGCACTGAGCTTCACGGTCTGTACAAGACCACCGATGGCGGAACATCATGGGCCGCCACGAATCGGGGGTTGGGACTATTCCCCTTACCGTGGCGTGTCGGGAGCCCCAGCATGGTGATCAGTCACGTCGATCCTCGGCAGATAATGGCGATGCTCCTCCGCCCGCTTCACTCCCGGCTGGTCAAGACGTTCGTCTACCAAAGCTCTGACGGCGGACAACATTGGTTTGCGCTGGAGGTTGAGGTTCCCTTGGATGCTCAAGGGGTTACCTTAGCCGAAGATCCCTCTGACCCGAAGTACGTCGTTCTCTTCACAACCAAAGGCGCCATACAGCTCCAATGGCAGCCGATCGCAGAGACCAGGCACACCGGACCGAAGCCGTGA
- the yihA gene encoding ribosome biogenesis GTP-binding protein YihA/YsxC, which produces MSRTEHRTSGAGKLCYTGAMKILSAEFVTSVSSLAQLPREQRAEIAVVGRSNVGKSSLINCLLRRRGLARVSAIPGRTQLLNFFLVNQDFYLVDLPGYGYAKVPESIRRAWGPLVEGYLTASCDLRAVIVLLDARQGVTEKDLQMKRLLDNLSIGLVPVLTKIDKLRRTVRDAHIRGVAHALGLSDPETVIPFSAKSEEGRESLLAIIDSCAHTRPYPRCSALTPTCRPARLKSEMMGQL; this is translated from the coding sequence ATGAGCAGGACCGAACATCGGACAAGTGGCGCAGGAAAGCTATGCTATACTGGCGCCATGAAAATCCTCTCTGCTGAGTTCGTTACGAGCGTCTCGTCGCTCGCCCAGCTCCCGCGTGAGCAACGAGCGGAGATCGCGGTCGTGGGCCGCTCCAATGTCGGCAAGTCCTCGTTGATCAACTGCTTGCTGCGTCGCCGTGGGCTTGCCCGCGTCAGCGCCATACCAGGCCGAACGCAGCTTCTTAATTTTTTCCTGGTCAACCAGGACTTCTATCTGGTTGATCTCCCCGGGTACGGTTACGCAAAGGTGCCTGAATCGATTCGGCGAGCGTGGGGGCCACTGGTCGAGGGGTATTTGACTGCAAGTTGCGACCTCAGGGCTGTCATTGTACTCCTTGATGCGCGACAAGGGGTGACGGAGAAGGACCTGCAGATGAAGCGATTATTGGACAATCTCTCCATCGGCTTGGTCCCCGTTCTCACCAAGATCGATAAGCTTCGGCGGACGGTCCGTGACGCGCACATCCGCGGTGTTGCCCATGCCTTAGGCTTGAGTGATCCTGAGACGGTTATCCCGTTTTCTGCGAAGTCTGAGGAGGGCCGGGAATCGTTGCTGGCCATCATCGATAGCTGCGCGCACACGCGACCTTACCCGAGGTGTTCGGCGTTGACTCCGACCTGCAGACCTGCTAGGCTCAAATCAGAGATGATGGGACAGTTATAA